From the genome of Leptodactylus fuscus isolate aLepFus1 chromosome 1, aLepFus1.hap2, whole genome shotgun sequence, one region includes:
- the LOC142190522 gene encoding oocyte zinc finger protein XlCOF29-like — MDRDRNKMVESLLNLTLEIIYQLTGEDYTVVKKTSSGRCQAPVHEGYGEHLRPILGPPPHPMILEEIIGQKILELTKKMLELLTGEVPIRCQDVAVYFSMEEWEYLEGHKDLYKEVMMEDHQPLTSAGRSSKRTTPERCPSPLLPQDDDQIFHQDKDLSDINVISMRIKEEPYVSGDEECEEDIPTGNRPGEESPLYKAQKGH; from the exons atggacagagacagaaacaagatggtggaaagtctattaaatctcaccctagagatcatctaccagcttactggagag gattacacagtagtgaagaagacctctagtgggcgctgtcaggctcctgtgcaTGAAGGATATGGAGAACACCTGAGACCGATCCTGGGGCCTCCACCCCACCCCATGATACTAGAGGAGATCattggacagaagatcctagaactcaccaaaaagatgctggagctgctgactggagag gttcctataaggtgtcaggatgtcgctgtctatttctccatggaggagtgggagtatttagaaggacacaaggatctgtacaaggaggtgatgatggaggaccaccagcccctcacatcagcag gtagatccagtaagaggacaacaccggagagatgtcccagtcctcttcttccacaggatgatgatcag attttccatcaggataaagatctgagtgacattaatgttatatctatgagaataaaggaagagccctatgtgagtggtgatgaggagtgtgaggaggacattcctacagggaaccgcccaggtgaggagtcaccactatataaagcacagaagggtcactga